One genomic segment of Aquipluma nitroreducens includes these proteins:
- a CDS encoding coiled-coil domain-containing protein — protein sequence MCNVELTILRVAEIEPDCFFSMQFLILNLAGNLISIFYFWFMINRHQYEQAIKQIKEAEEQIRLTKEIIDLYETQENNAKAERLLKLKKNDYIEYIGGTNSKYLTVGKKYRLTSESFNERVAIINDAGKRVVLRPHFFNF from the coding sequence ATGTGTAATGTTGAACTGACAATTTTACGAGTTGCTGAAATTGAGCCTGACTGTTTTTTTTCAATGCAATTTTTAATTCTAAATCTTGCTGGAAATTTAATCTCAATATTTTATTTTTGGTTTATGATTAATCGACATCAATACGAACAGGCAATCAAACAAATTAAAGAAGCCGAAGAGCAAATTCGCCTAACTAAAGAAATTATTGACTTGTATGAAACCCAGGAGAATAATGCTAAAGCTGAAAGATTGCTCAAATTAAAGAAGAACGACTATATAGAATATATCGGTGGGACAAATTCAAAATATCTTACTGTTGGGAAAAAATACAGATTGACAAGTGAATCTTTTAACGAGCGGGTTGCCATTATTAATGATGCTGGGAAACGAGTAGTTCTTAGACCTCATTTTTTCAATTTTTAA